A stretch of Phoenix dactylifera cultivar Barhee BC4 chromosome 16, palm_55x_up_171113_PBpolish2nd_filt_p, whole genome shotgun sequence DNA encodes these proteins:
- the LOC103713663 gene encoding pathogenesis-related protein PR-1 type-like codes for MGSSSLISFFCATVLVMAHATLAQNSPDDFVNAHNAAREAVGVGPVSWNTTVASYAEDYANQRKGDCQLIHSDSISYGYGENLFIGGGPDFTAKNAVDLWVGEKQYYDYDSNSCSAPPGQSCGHYTQVVWRDSTGIGCARIQCDSSGTFITCNYSPPGNVERKRPY; via the coding sequence ATGGGATCATCAAGCCTAATCTCTTTCTTCTGCGCCACGGTTCTAGTAATGGCACACGCCACCCTTGCCCAAAACTCCCCCGACGACTTTGTAAATGCCCACAACGCCGCCCGGGAGGCTGTTGGCGTTGGCCCGGTGTCATGGAACACCACAGTGGCGTCCTACGCCGAGGACTATGCCAACCAACGGAAGGGTGACTGTCAGCTAATTCACTCGGATTCCATCTCCTACGGCTACGGGGAGAACCTCTTCATCGGGGGTGGGCCGGACTTCACGGCCAAGAATGCCGTGGACCTGTGGGTGGGAGAGAAACAGTACTATGACTACGATAGCAACTCGTGCTCAGCACCGCCAGGCCAATCGTGCGGGCACTACACTCAGGTGGTGTGGAGAGACTCCACTGGCATCGGGTGCGCCCGGATACAGTGCGACAGCAGCGGCACCTTCATCACTTGCAACTATTCCCCACCTGGCAACGTCGAAAGGAAGCGTCCGTACTGA